In Daphnia magna isolate NIES linkage group LG7, ASM2063170v1.1, whole genome shotgun sequence, a single genomic region encodes these proteins:
- the LOC123474557 gene encoding uncharacterized protein LOC123474557: MKQSLLSSLKYICTKQILWNPRWTTGMGLTGGEEHEQVFSKLYLYAYVLKHMAKHNRNDFLTLAILYWNWGKIENMHFLLRKKLEKARKEIKQGTPKLEKLLETHNLVYNDLPLIHKELETKAKAILDQRKTKKTTVDTLRRMLEGLHAHLKTTSISISKEAENSKSRTKLRRVLTETKRKALETIELINSKDTTLPISYEDFNEGVFPWETVLDRDDTHFPTLFLADKYNIVDCWMLLKRAREEITLSKNEMINYMRFLIDKRSSLQQPSQKHTGEDEKFAKGKSVMKVSEVHHLNLKIQMALTTFNLKCNQDFSDFVCETQTNHSEPEFEFDTSDEDNYDSLSESEYSDEETESSSSYSEDDESAI; encoded by the exons ATGAAGCAAAGTCTTCTCTCAAGCTTGAAATATATATGTACAAAACAGATTTTATGGAATCCCCGCTGGACAACTGGAATGGGCTTAACTGGAGGAGAAGAGCACGAGCAAGTTTTCTCCAAATTGTATCTATATGCTTATGTGCTAAAGCATATGGCCAAACATA ACAGAAACGATTTTTTAACATTAGCTATTCTTTATTGGAACTGgggtaaaattgaaaatatgcATTTCCTTCTACGCAAAAAGCTAGAAAAA gcaagaaaggaaatcaaacaagGCACTCCAAAACTCGAGAAATTGTTGGAAACCCATAACCTCGTATATAATGATCTTCCACTGATTCACAAGGAGCTGGAGACAAAAGCTAAGGCAATTCTTgaccaaagaaaaaccaaaaagactACAGTTGATACACTGAGAAGAATGCTGGAGGGCTTACATGCTCATTTAAAgactacttccatttctatcTCTAAAGAAGCAG aaaattcgaagAGTCGCACTAAATTAAGGCGGGTTTTGACGGAAACTAAACGAAAGGCTTTGGAAacgattgaattaattaattctaAGGATACAACGCTTCCAATTTCTTACGAGGATTTCAATGAAGGTGTCTTTCCTTGGGAAACAGTTCTGGATCGGGATGACACGCACTTTCCcacac TTTTCCTTGCCGACAAATATAATATTGTTGATTGTTGGATGCTATTGAAAAGAGCAAGGGAGGAAATTACATTGAGTAAGAATGAAATGATAAACTACATGCGATTCCTCATTGATAAACGGTCATCACTACAACAACCAAGTCAAAAACATACCGGAGAAGACGAGAAATTTGCGAAAGGGAAATCCGTCATGAAAGTTTCTGAAGTTCATCatcttaatttaaaaattcaaatggctctaacaacatttaatttaaaGTGCAACCAGGATTTTTCAGATTTCGTATgtgaaacacaaacaaatcatTCTGAACCAGAATTTGAGTTTGACACATCTGATGAAGACAATTACGATTCTCTCTCAGAATCCGAATATTCtgatgaagaaacagaaagCTCATCTAGCTATTCGGAAGATGATGAATCTGcaatataa
- the LOC123474556 gene encoding uncharacterized protein LOC123474556: MQVRQHRTWQERQTFGAWGQHARRRIFTEYVSRQPLFHSKCDQCHGDLNFYAVRCMTCKRHLCHQCDANTHSSMPFHRRLLCSCETLETLQPHHFIDEEGNIITKDVCLPCFVPLKCCDVKCLGSMSLTPNLTESIVVVTEQGRFLLKGTNFVCDSCHTVRKATIDDYIFSGFFPASLSEKVTYLFSEEALLLGYHISHKCPGSSKNMYARTLEDVSKEYGRNGPINVPLFTTAEREWETCRHYIDQEVLKRDKTHCPSCGKEPLVRSSDAIVKLRRLSSAGKVHNPENERT, encoded by the exons ATGCAGGTAAGACAACATCGAACATGGCAAGAACGACAAACATTTGGTGCATGGGGACAGCATGctagaagaagaatttttacAGAATATGTATCAAGACAGCCACTATTTCATTCAAAATGTGACCAGTGTCATGGTGATTTGAACTTCTACGCTGTGAGATGTATGACCTGCAAAAGACACCTTTGCCATCAATGTGATGCAAACACACACTCCAGCATGCCATTTCATCGAAGACTATTGTGTTCTTGCGAAACCCTGGAAACATTACAGCCCCATCATTTTATCGATGAAGAAGGAAACATTATAACAAAAG ATGTTTGTTTACCATGCTTTGTGCCTCTTAAATGCTGTGATGTAAAGTGCCTTGGATCGATGTCGCTTACACCCAATCTCACAGAATCAATCGTGGTTGTCACTGAGCAAG GTCGGTTTCTGTTAAAGGGAACTAATTTTGTTTGTGATAGTTGCCATACTGTTAGGAAAGCCACTATCGACGACTATatattttctggttttttccCTGCAAGTTTATCAGAGAAAGTTACATATCTTTTTTCAGAAGAGGCACTTCTATTAGGGTATCACATTTCCCACAAGTGTCCAGGTTCTTCAAAGAACATGTACGCTCGCACTCTTGAAGACGTATCTAAAGAATATGGACGG AATGGACCGATTAACGTACCGTTATTTACTACTGCGGAAAGAGAGTGGGAAACCTGTCGCCACTATATTGACCAAGAAGTGCTGAAAAGAGACAAAACTCATTGCCCAAGTTGTGGGAAAGAACCTTTAGTCAGATCTTCTGACGCTATCGTAAAATTGAGGCGCTTAAGCTCGGCTGGAAAAGTGCACAATCCAGAAAACGAAAGAACGTAA